The genomic stretch ATCCGGTAAAGAGATGGAGGGGCGTCCGGACCTCCCGGACTGATTGCCCAGACCTGTCCGGGCGGGAGCGGATCGGCCTCGATAGCTTCATCGCTATGCAGTTCCGGCGTCGTAACGAATTGCTCAACCCCCTCTACTCCCATGAAGTAGCTGAAATGCGTGTTTCGAAACTCCGTCTTCAGGCACCGCTTCTGCTGCTCCTTCACCCGCCGCCGGGCCTCGAGCGCAATCCGCACCACCGCTTCCAGTTCTTGGTCAGGAATGGGCATTTCAGCGTCCGGGTACAGCAGTTTTATAATTCCGCTCACGGTCTTGCTGACTGCCTCGATATCGCGTCCGCTCAGCGCGCCGCCCCAGTGCACACGCCCCTGCAGAGTCGATATGCGGGTACCCTCCCTGAGCTTGGTCCAGCATTCCGACAGGAAGTCCGTCACCAGGCCAAAATGATCGGTCAGGTGGTCGCTCGCCTTGAGTTTGGGAAAATCCCAGCCGGGAGCGAAGGAATGGATGCGATCCATTAGGGCCGTGTCGTTTCTCATTTCCGGGGGTAGCGGACTGAGCAGGTGCCCGATCCGCTGCTGCTGCTCCACATCCACATCGAAGTTGCCCACCATCACGATGCTGCCTGATGCCCGGATGC from Acidobacteriota bacterium encodes the following:
- a CDS encoding peptidase, which encodes CLYDVVCFDEVAGISFDQKDGVNILKGYMAAGEFSRGKESIRASGSIVMVGNFDVDVEQQQRIGHLLSPLPPEMRNDTALMDRIHSFAPGWDFPKLKASDHLTDHFGLVTDFLSECWTKLREGTRISTLQGRVHWGGALSGRDIEAVSKTVSGIIKLLYPDAEMPIPDQELEAVVRIALEARRRVKEQQKRCLKTEFRNTHFSYFMGVEGVEQFVTTPELHSDEAIEADPLPPGQVWAISPGGPDAPPSLYRIEATSGPGGGVKILNAPVPPAFRESVRYGEQNLYSQAKDLVGDRDPRNHEFSVQLRAMDSDRSGYGLGLPVLLALCGGLMERSTKGGLIIVGSLNLGGSVEMIANPVAVAELAVEKGAVQLLMPVSSRRQLLELPDEMATKVNIVFYADPADAFMKAILE